From Sceloporus undulatus isolate JIND9_A2432 ecotype Alabama chromosome 6, SceUnd_v1.1, whole genome shotgun sequence, one genomic window encodes:
- the LOC121932865 gene encoding protein PML-like isoform X2, with translation MAQEEGELPRHPLREKLEMDEKFQFLQCEGCQSKVENPKLLPCLHNLCTECLQETKHTGFCVTCQAPHSQNAELPELQDNLLFSKLQATLSIYQKIMEGNDLTCDCEKEGQLWCSDCASFLCHSCFESHQRFLKGENHEARLLGDIRAETSHKFLSKNWKQSALFCPKTGHQKKILSIYCQECQQFLCCTCAVLDFGHVGKQCDIREEIQKRQEELQAMSMELKEKKQSFEDTRTNLEEQRKEMEDVNQKTKEQICQKVEEMVQVLREKEATFLEEIEEQHKQQIQDVEMKLQDLEGVLKRLDSSVKLVEKMDLYASDQQFLEMHPFIRGSLENLQQKQPPAVDSQIEAADSVEVKKQLQALFERVTKDKEDVPSTLEMTSGQDHVVKSPAKRTYLGDETATPTPPKVIKTEWEASEGIEEPVSPASCSLLEQLGTGSESAGCGQATRSADNTEGSTISYQRRDSSSTEISDAGTLTLGGSSDDLDGLGGLSTEEQYTLRVQPPCQARQSTPTEVLPSMPPSPVLDLSLAGLYEQSPRQLDIVHKEFYACEDPCTEPPPQLAEGNDAKDFHLGHSSGWLLPRSGQNTGSSEDGSGRTTVNIMEEEEEQQGWLGESFFHLATTWQLLFHRKRNRPLLNACLAIPSLAGCNGTGGVRRDCQCDAFLQHLSHLN, from the exons ATGGCCCAAGAGGAGGGTGAATTGCCAAGACACCCACTCAGAGAAAAACTG GAGATGGATGAAAAATTCCAGTTTCTTCAGTGTGAGGGATGCCagtcaaaggttgagaaccccaAACTCCTGCCTTGCCTTCATAATCTCTGCACCGAATGCCTTCAGGAAACCAAACACACCGGCTTCTGTGTTACCTGCCAGGCCCCACATTCCCAAAATGCTGAACTCCCTGAACTTCAGGACAACTTGCTTTTCTCAAAGCTGCAAGCCACCTTGAGCATCTACCAGAAGATCATGGAGGGGAACGACTTAACCTGCGACTGTGAGAAAGAAGGCCAGTTGTGGTGTTCGGACTGTGCGTCATTTCTCTGCCACTCATGTTTTGAAAGCCACCAGAGATTCCTAAAGGGAGAAAACCATGAAGCCAGGCTCCTGGGGGATATTCGGGCAGAAACAAGCCACAAATTTCTCTCAAAGAACTGGAAACAGAGTGCGCTCTTCTGCCCCAAGACAGGACACCAGAAAAAGATTCTAAG CATCTACTGCCAAGAATGCCAGCAGTTCTTGTGCTGTACTTGTGCAGTGCTGGACTTTGGGCATGTGGGGAAGCAATGTGATATCAGAGAAGAAATCCAGAAGAGGCAAGAAGAACTCCAGGCCATGAGCATGGAGTTGAAGGAGAAGAAGCAGAGCTTTGAGGACACCAGGACCAATCTCGAGGAACAGCGCaaggaaatggaggatgtgaATCAGAAGACCAAAGAACAAATCTGTCAAAAGGTGGAGGAGATGGTACAGGTGCTGCGAGAGAAGGAGGCGACATTCCTAGAGGAAATTGAGGAGcaacacaaacaacaaatccaagaTGTGGAGATGAAGCTACAGGACTTGGAGGGTGTGCTCAAGAGACTGGACTCCAGTGTAAagctggtggagaagatggacctCTATGCCTCTGACCAACAGTTCTTGGAGATGCATCCCTTCATCCGAGGCTCTCTGGAAAACCTCCAACAGAAGCAACCACCAGCTGTGGACTCCCAGATCGAAGCGGCAGACTCTGTAGAGGTTAAAAAACAGCTCCAGGCTTTGTTTGAAAGGGTGACCAAAGACAAAG AAGATGTTCCATCGACACTTGAAATGACATCTGGGCAG GACCATGTTGTAAAATCGCCAGCAAAAAGGACGTATTTAGGAGACGAAACGGCCACCCCGACTCCACCAAAAGTGATCAAAACTGAATGGGAGGCAAGTGAAGGGATAGAAGAACCAGTCAGCCCTGCAAGCTGCAGTTTGCTGGAACAACTGGGGACTGGCTCTGAATCTGCAGGATGTGGCCAGGCCACAAGAAGCGCAGATAACACAGAAGGAAGCACCATCAGTTACCAGAGGAGAGACAGTTCATCTACAGAGATCTCTGATGCAG GAACACTGACACTGGGAGGATCTTCTGATGACCTTGATGGGCTAGGAGGACTCTCTACAGAGGAACAATATACTTTAAGGGTCCAGCCACCATGCCAAGCCAGGCAATCCACTCCTACCGAAGTGCTCCCAAGCATGCCCCCTTCCCCTGTGTTGGACTTATCTCTTGCAGGGTTGTATGAACAGTCTCCAAGGCAATTGGACATTGTTCACAAGGAGTTCTATGCTTGCGAAGACCCATGCACAGAGCCACCCCCTCAACTAGCAGAGGGAAATGATGCCAAGGACTTTCATCTTGGTCACAGCAGTGGATGGCTGTTGCCCAGAAGTGGCCAGAACACTGGGTCATCTGAAGACGGGAGTGGCAGGACAACAGTCAAcataatggaggaggaggaagagcagcaagGGTGGTTGGGAGAAAG CTTCTTTCATTTGGCCACCACTTGGCAGCTTCTTTTCCATAGGAAGAGGAACCGCCCTCTTCTCAATGCCTGTCTTGCCATACCATCTCTGGCTGGGTGCAATGGCACTGGTGGTGTGAGGAGAGATTGCCAGTGTGATGCTTTCCTACAGCATTTGTCCCATTTGAATTGA
- the LOC121932865 gene encoding uncharacterized protein LOC121932865 isoform X1 — MAQEEGELPRHPLREKLEMDEKFQFLQCEGCQSKVENPKLLPCLHNLCTECLQETKHTGFCVTCQAPHSQNAELPELQDNLLFSKLQATLSIYQKIMEGNDLTCDCEKEGQLWCSDCASFLCHSCFESHQRFLKGENHEARLLGDIRAETSHKFLSKNWKQSALFCPKTGHQKKILSIYCQECQQFLCCTCAVLDFGHVGKQCDIREEIQKRQEELQAMSMELKEKKQSFEDTRTNLEEQRKEMEDVNQKTKEQICQKVEEMVQVLREKEATFLEEIEEQHKQQIQDVEMKLQDLEGVLKRLDSSVKLVEKMDLYASDQQFLEMHPFIRGSLENLQQKQPPAVDSQIEAADSVEVKKQLQALFERVTKDKEDVPSTLEMTSGQDHVVKSPAKRTYLGDETATPTPPKVIKTEWEASEGIEEPVSPASCSLLEQLGTGSESAGCGQATRSADNTEGSTISYQRRDSSSTEISDAGTLTLGGSSDDLDGLGGLSTEEQYTLRVQPPCQARQSTPTEVLPSMPPSPVLDLSLAGLYEQSPRQLDIVHKEFYACEDPCTEPPPQLAEGNDAKDFHLGHSSGWLLPRSGQNTGSSEDGSGRTTVNIMEEEEEQQGWLGERYDPPTAADLMFQEQPLEAEGCQEIEGGVDPTLLSHAPNSQLPVRLPQYIYPLWAPVDWGWLEGVQTWQEAFREVLRIFYGYMGTLSAQLESFKIAIERQNSSVAEEFKEVHESLASLMDLGRNMNSEITQLSPLIQEALHPADAVPGSFFHLATTWQLLFHRKRNRPLLNACLAIPSLAGCNGTGGVRRDCQCDAFLQHLSHLN, encoded by the exons ATGGCCCAAGAGGAGGGTGAATTGCCAAGACACCCACTCAGAGAAAAACTG GAGATGGATGAAAAATTCCAGTTTCTTCAGTGTGAGGGATGCCagtcaaaggttgagaaccccaAACTCCTGCCTTGCCTTCATAATCTCTGCACCGAATGCCTTCAGGAAACCAAACACACCGGCTTCTGTGTTACCTGCCAGGCCCCACATTCCCAAAATGCTGAACTCCCTGAACTTCAGGACAACTTGCTTTTCTCAAAGCTGCAAGCCACCTTGAGCATCTACCAGAAGATCATGGAGGGGAACGACTTAACCTGCGACTGTGAGAAAGAAGGCCAGTTGTGGTGTTCGGACTGTGCGTCATTTCTCTGCCACTCATGTTTTGAAAGCCACCAGAGATTCCTAAAGGGAGAAAACCATGAAGCCAGGCTCCTGGGGGATATTCGGGCAGAAACAAGCCACAAATTTCTCTCAAAGAACTGGAAACAGAGTGCGCTCTTCTGCCCCAAGACAGGACACCAGAAAAAGATTCTAAG CATCTACTGCCAAGAATGCCAGCAGTTCTTGTGCTGTACTTGTGCAGTGCTGGACTTTGGGCATGTGGGGAAGCAATGTGATATCAGAGAAGAAATCCAGAAGAGGCAAGAAGAACTCCAGGCCATGAGCATGGAGTTGAAGGAGAAGAAGCAGAGCTTTGAGGACACCAGGACCAATCTCGAGGAACAGCGCaaggaaatggaggatgtgaATCAGAAGACCAAAGAACAAATCTGTCAAAAGGTGGAGGAGATGGTACAGGTGCTGCGAGAGAAGGAGGCGACATTCCTAGAGGAAATTGAGGAGcaacacaaacaacaaatccaagaTGTGGAGATGAAGCTACAGGACTTGGAGGGTGTGCTCAAGAGACTGGACTCCAGTGTAAagctggtggagaagatggacctCTATGCCTCTGACCAACAGTTCTTGGAGATGCATCCCTTCATCCGAGGCTCTCTGGAAAACCTCCAACAGAAGCAACCACCAGCTGTGGACTCCCAGATCGAAGCGGCAGACTCTGTAGAGGTTAAAAAACAGCTCCAGGCTTTGTTTGAAAGGGTGACCAAAGACAAAG AAGATGTTCCATCGACACTTGAAATGACATCTGGGCAG GACCATGTTGTAAAATCGCCAGCAAAAAGGACGTATTTAGGAGACGAAACGGCCACCCCGACTCCACCAAAAGTGATCAAAACTGAATGGGAGGCAAGTGAAGGGATAGAAGAACCAGTCAGCCCTGCAAGCTGCAGTTTGCTGGAACAACTGGGGACTGGCTCTGAATCTGCAGGATGTGGCCAGGCCACAAGAAGCGCAGATAACACAGAAGGAAGCACCATCAGTTACCAGAGGAGAGACAGTTCATCTACAGAGATCTCTGATGCAG GAACACTGACACTGGGAGGATCTTCTGATGACCTTGATGGGCTAGGAGGACTCTCTACAGAGGAACAATATACTTTAAGGGTCCAGCCACCATGCCAAGCCAGGCAATCCACTCCTACCGAAGTGCTCCCAAGCATGCCCCCTTCCCCTGTGTTGGACTTATCTCTTGCAGGGTTGTATGAACAGTCTCCAAGGCAATTGGACATTGTTCACAAGGAGTTCTATGCTTGCGAAGACCCATGCACAGAGCCACCCCCTCAACTAGCAGAGGGAAATGATGCCAAGGACTTTCATCTTGGTCACAGCAGTGGATGGCTGTTGCCCAGAAGTGGCCAGAACACTGGGTCATCTGAAGACGGGAGTGGCAGGACAACAGTCAAcataatggaggaggaggaagagcagcaagGGTGGTTGGGAGAAAGGTATGATCCTCCCACAGCTGCGGATCTCATGTTCCAGGAGCAGCCCTTAGAGGCCGAAGGGTGCCAGGAGATTGAGGGAGGAGTTGACCCAACACTTTTATCACATGCCCCAAATTCCCAGCTTCCAGTACGATTGCCTCAGTATATATATCCGCTTTGGGCTCCGGTGGACTGGGGGTGGCTAGAAGGGGTCCAGACGTGGCAAGAGGCTTTCCGGGAAGTTCTCCGCATTTTCTATGGATATATGGGCACCTTGTCAGCACAGCTGGAAAGTTTTAAGATTGCCATAGAAAGGCAGAATAGTAGCGTGGCAGAGGAGTTCAAGGAAGTACATGAGTCTCTGGCGTCTCTCATGGACCTGGGGAGGAATATGAACAGCGAGATCACCCAGTTGTCCCCCTTGATCCAAGAAGCTTTACACCCAGCTGACGCTGTTCCTGGGAG CTTCTTTCATTTGGCCACCACTTGGCAGCTTCTTTTCCATAGGAAGAGGAACCGCCCTCTTCTCAATGCCTGTCTTGCCATACCATCTCTGGCTGGGTGCAATGGCACTGGTGGTGTGAGGAGAGATTGCCAGTGTGATGCTTTCCTACAGCATTTGTCCCATTTGAATTGA